The uncultured Hyphomonas sp. genome includes a region encoding these proteins:
- a CDS encoding response regulator transcription factor codes for MKSILIVEDIAETRAWLREAAEAAFPGNEIREATNVREAVYAIKGHHFDIAIVDLGLPDGSGTDIISVLSVSRPETTVVVATVMGDDASVIAALSQGAQGYLLKDSPVDVFVRQLTLIEQGLPALSPSIARRIVEHFRKTAVAQENRSDLTPRERDVLGLIGRGLRNADTALALGLSESTVASHIKSIYAKLGISSRAEAALQAARLGLTQS; via the coding sequence ATGAAATCCATCCTGATCGTCGAAGACATCGCAGAAACCCGCGCCTGGCTGCGCGAAGCGGCCGAAGCAGCCTTTCCAGGGAACGAGATCCGCGAAGCAACAAATGTCCGGGAAGCCGTCTATGCCATCAAGGGACACCATTTCGACATCGCGATCGTCGACCTTGGGCTGCCGGACGGTTCCGGTACTGACATAATATCCGTCCTCTCTGTCTCCCGCCCGGAAACAACTGTGGTGGTCGCAACCGTGATGGGAGATGATGCGTCTGTTATTGCCGCTCTGTCACAGGGCGCGCAGGGATACCTTCTGAAGGACTCGCCTGTTGACGTGTTCGTCCGGCAGCTGACTTTGATCGAACAAGGTCTGCCTGCGCTGTCGCCGTCGATTGCCCGGCGTATCGTGGAACACTTCCGCAAAACGGCTGTTGCGCAGGAGAATCGCAGCGACCTCACCCCGAGGGAACGGGATGTGCTCGGCCTGATCGGCCGGGGTTTGAGAAACGCCGATACCGCCCTCGCTCTGGGGCTTAGCGAGAGCACAGTGGCGAGCCACATCAAATCGATCTACGCCAAGCTCGGCATTTCCAGCCGCGCGGAAGCCGCGCTGCAAGCGGCCCGGTTGGGGCTGACGCAATCCTGA